From the genome of Leishmania braziliensis MHOM/BR/75/M2904 complete genome, chromosome 26, one region includes:
- a CDS encoding trifunctional enzyme alpha subunit,mitochondrial precursor-like protein, translating to MRRFFVARPFPSVALIRRASASTQARPATATGATAPAKPTTTAYDFPKDVLHNRLWQTHQAGRHINVYVDSGRIAWIVMNRAESSANALGEEFVKDMNAALDIVESLVANNEAQFTILTSAKSTFCVGADIDQMYTITDPTVAVQVPTLGHMLFNRIEQEKFPIVAAINGLALGGGFELSLACHQRLMASTAKVGFPECLLGLLPGGGGTVRTQRLCGLTKTVQWIMTSKQIKAREAKSAGACDAVLPAEDRWNGEHRFFEGVRKWAGQYLSDKPALLSKRKSISLMDRVLEHTTFGRRKIADETIKMLNKKTKGKYIAQYKALECVMYSATHSNQQGFDKECRGFAELLCSPEAKNQMSLYFLQEGMKKSADKTGVSKDKVMQVNRVGVIGAGVMGSGIVHYFAKNNIPVAVKDLKEESVKRGINNVRAEFERAVRRKRMVTAELEKKMDLVTGGTTNEVFRGVDVVVEAAVEVMDIKKKVIQQLENEGILNSKNLFATNTSSLSLTEMQTVAKCPQNIVGMHFFNPVSKMPLVEVIKGKSTSAEAAAAIFNLALRTGKMPIIVNDGPGFLVNRILGVYMAEAGRLAVDERCHPSCVDEAILAFGMPMGPFRLLDEVGLDVACHVGPVLTNGLKSDRFGVSPSISLMVKDGHLGRKNNKGFYNYTADGKEMGLNNAVLKKYLGEELSPSISETEIVDRCVLLMVNEATLILDEAIAMSPEDVDTGMVWGTGFPAFRGGLLQYADHRGIANVVAALEQLQSKTKKDYFAPTERLKKMAIKGMCFFPNRPYVPYQERHGYPKVTF from the coding sequence ATGCGTCGCTTTTTTGTAGCCCGCCCCTTTCCGAGCGTCGCCCTCATTCGCCGTGCTTCAGCGAGCACGCAGGCAAGACCTGCAACCGCCACTGGTGCCACTGCGCCTGCAAAGCCGACGACAACCGCCTACGACTTCCCCAAAGATGTGCTGCACAATCGTCTGTGGCAGACGCACCAGGCAGGGCGACACATCAATGTATACGTCGACTCGGGCCGCATTGCATGGATCGTCATGAATCGTGCCGAGTCGAGCGCCAACGCACTGGGCGAGGAGTTTGTGAAAGACATGAATGCGGCCCTAGACATTGTGGAGTCTCTCGTCGCGAACAATGAAGCCCAATTCACCATCTTGACAAGCGCCAAGTCGACGTTCTGCGTCGGAGCTGATATTGACCAGATGTACACCATAACGGACCCtacggtggcggtgcaggtgcCGACCCTTGGACACATGCTCTTCAACCGCATTGAGCAGGAGAAGTTCCCCATAGTCGCCGCTATCAACGGCCTCGCCCTCGGTGGCGGCTTTGAGCTATCGCTTGCATGCCATCAGCGGCTTATGGCCTCGACCGCGAAGGTGGGCTTCCCAGAGTGTCTACTTGGTCTTCTGccaggcggtggtggcacagTACGGACGCAACGGCTGTGCGGGCTTACCAAGACGGTGCAGTGGATCATGACCTCTAAGCAGATCAAGGCGCGGGAGGCCAAGTCGGCTGGCGCGTGTGACGCTGTCCTCCCTGCTGAAGACCGCTGGAATGGCGAGCACCGCTTCTTCGAGGGGGTGCGCAAGTGGGCTGGACAATACCTCTCCGACAAACCTGCCCTTTTGTCGAAGCGGAAGAGCATTTCGCTGATGGATCGCGTGCTTGAGCACACAACCTTCGGTCGCCGTAAGATCGCCGACGAGACCATCAAGATGCTGAACAAGAAGACAAAGGGCAAGTACATTGCGCAGTACAAGGCGCTGGAGTGCGTCATGTACTCCGCCACGCATAGCAATCAGCAGGGCTTTGACAAGGAATGCCGCGGCTTCGCTGAGCTGCTGTGCAGCCCAGAGGCGAAGAACCAGATGTCCCTGTACTTCCTGCAAGAAGGCATGAAAAAGAGCGCAGACAAGACGGGCGTTTCCAAGGACAAGGTGATGCAGGTGAACCGCGTCGGTGTCATTGGCGCCGGCGTGATGGGCTCTGGCATTGTCCACTACTTCGCCAAGAACAACATCCCGGTGGCGGTGAAGGACTTGAAGGAGGAGTCCGTGAAGCGGGGTATCAACAACGTCCGTGCCGAGTTTGAGCGAGCCGTGCGCCGCAAGCGCATGGTAACGGCAGAGCTAGAGAAGAAGATGGACCTTGTGACGGGCGGTACGACCAACGAGGTGTTTCGCGGCGTGGACGTCGTTGTCGAGGCCGCTGTGGAGGTGATGGATATAAAGAAGAAGGTAATTCAGCAGCTGGAGAATGAGGGTATCCTCAACTCCAAGAACCTCTTCGCCACGAACACGTCCTCGCTAAGCTTGACCGAGATGCAGACGGTGGCCAAGTGTCCGCAAAACATCGTCGGCATGCACTTTTTCAACCCCGTATCGAAGATGCCGCTTGTGGAGGTCATCAAGGGAAAGAGCACTTCGGCcgaggccgctgccgccatcttCAACCTCGCCCTCAGGACGGGCAAGATGCCAATCATCGTGAACGACGGCCCTGGATTTCTGGTGAACCGCATCCTTGGCGTATACATGGCCGAGGCCGGGCGACTGGCAGTGGATGAGCGGTGCCACCCATCGTGTGTAGATGAGGCTATCCTGGCCTTCGGCATGCCGATGGGGCCCTTCCGCCTTTTGGATGAGGTCGGCCTCGACGTCGCCTGTCACGTGGGGCCAGTGTTGACAAACGGCCTGAAGAGCGACCGCTTCGGCGTCAGCCCATCCATCTCCCTAATGGTGAAGGACGGCCACCTCGGCCGCAAGAACAACAAGGGGTTCTACAACTACACGGCAGATGGGAAGGAAATGGGACTGAACAACGCGGTCCTGAAGAAGTACCTCGGTGAGGAGCTGAGCCCCTCCATCTCGGAGACGGAGATCGTGGACCGCTGCGTCTTGCTCATGGTGAACGAAGCCACCCTCATCCTCGATGAGGCGATCGCGATGTCACCCGAGGACGTTGACACGGGGATGGTGTGGGGTACCGGCTTCCCGGCGTTTCGTGGCGGGTTGCTGCAGTACGCTGACCACCGCGGCATCGCCAACGTTGTCGCAGCGCTGGAGCAACTGCAAAGCAAGACGAAGAAGGACTACTTTGCCCCCACGGAGAGACTGAAGAAGATGGCCATCAAGGGTATGTGCTTCTTCCCGAATCGCCCGTACGTGCCATACCAGGAGCGCCACGGATACCCTAAGGTGACGTTCTAG